From one Musa acuminata AAA Group cultivar baxijiao chromosome BXJ2-6, Cavendish_Baxijiao_AAA, whole genome shotgun sequence genomic stretch:
- the LOC135614074 gene encoding RPM1-interacting protein 4-like isoform X1 has translation MAQHAHVPKFGDWESVGDVPYTQRFEVVRKGRSGGKAINSDDPHENPEAVHPNLEDLHPKDDRRRLTQSPLHHGAVTSKPTMVSPLHRHGYQPDSGDHRRAGRTSGGSENSSPLHAHYQVKAATRVGVSSPSKGSSEGSHAYTSNVASRSRMTGGRGDETPEKVSSVPKFGEWDESNPSSADGYTHIFNKVREEKTGSTKATMITDDTIYVNDQDVRGRSMSCCFGWCKK, from the exons ATGGCT CAGCATGCCCATGTTCCGAAGTTTGGAGATTGGGAAAGCGTTGGTGATGTTCCCTATACACAACGTTTTGAGGTTGTTCGCAAGGGTAGAAGTGGAGGGAAGGCAATAAATTCAGATGATCCTCATGAAAACCCTGAAGCGGTACATCCAAACTTGGAAGACCTACATCCAAAGGATGATCGCCGTCGACTCACGCAGTCACCTTTGCATCATGGTGCTGTGACTTCTAAACCAACCATGGTGTCCCCTCTTCATAGGCATGGGTATCAACCAGATTCAGGTGACCATAGGAGGGCTGGCAGAACAAGTGGTGGATCTGAGAATAGCTCTCCACTTCATGCCCATTATCAAGTGAAAGCTGCTACTAGAGTTGGTGTATCTTCTCCTTCCAAGGGTTCATCCGAAGGTAGCCATGCATACACTTCCAATGTTGCAAGTAGATCGAGAATGACTGGTGGTCGAGGTGATGAAACA CCTGAGAAAGTGTCATCTGTGCCTAAGTTTGGTGAGTGGGATGAAAGCAATCCTTCATCAGCTGATGGTTACACCCATATATTTAACAAAGTGAGAGAGGAAAAGACTGGATCAACAAAAGCTACCATGATAACTGATGATACGATCTATGTCAATGACCAAGATGTTCGTGGTAGATCCATG AGTTGTTGCTTTGGCTGGTGCAAGAAGTAA
- the LOC135614074 gene encoding RPM1-interacting protein 4-like isoform X2: MAHAHVPKFGDWESVGDVPYTQRFEVVRKGRSGGKAINSDDPHENPEAVHPNLEDLHPKDDRRRLTQSPLHHGAVTSKPTMVSPLHRHGYQPDSGDHRRAGRTSGGSENSSPLHAHYQVKAATRVGVSSPSKGSSEGSHAYTSNVASRSRMTGGRGDETPEKVSSVPKFGEWDESNPSSADGYTHIFNKVREEKTGSTKATMITDDTIYVNDQDVRGRSMSCCFGWCKK; this comes from the exons ATGGCT CATGCCCATGTTCCGAAGTTTGGAGATTGGGAAAGCGTTGGTGATGTTCCCTATACACAACGTTTTGAGGTTGTTCGCAAGGGTAGAAGTGGAGGGAAGGCAATAAATTCAGATGATCCTCATGAAAACCCTGAAGCGGTACATCCAAACTTGGAAGACCTACATCCAAAGGATGATCGCCGTCGACTCACGCAGTCACCTTTGCATCATGGTGCTGTGACTTCTAAACCAACCATGGTGTCCCCTCTTCATAGGCATGGGTATCAACCAGATTCAGGTGACCATAGGAGGGCTGGCAGAACAAGTGGTGGATCTGAGAATAGCTCTCCACTTCATGCCCATTATCAAGTGAAAGCTGCTACTAGAGTTGGTGTATCTTCTCCTTCCAAGGGTTCATCCGAAGGTAGCCATGCATACACTTCCAATGTTGCAAGTAGATCGAGAATGACTGGTGGTCGAGGTGATGAAACA CCTGAGAAAGTGTCATCTGTGCCTAAGTTTGGTGAGTGGGATGAAAGCAATCCTTCATCAGCTGATGGTTACACCCATATATTTAACAAAGTGAGAGAGGAAAAGACTGGATCAACAAAAGCTACCATGATAACTGATGATACGATCTATGTCAATGACCAAGATGTTCGTGGTAGATCCATG AGTTGTTGCTTTGGCTGGTGCAAGAAGTAA